One Mycolicibacterium sp. TUM20985 genomic window, AGAGTTGCACCATGAACAGCTGGCGTAGGTAGGTCACCGCCGTGAGCGTGCTCGCCTCGGGCGACGGGAAGTCTCCGACGTTCAGCGTGAAGACGATCCACAACGCGGCGAGATGCATGGTGAACAGGTACAGCGGCCACACCCTGGCGAGCCGCAGCCACAGGAAGTGCATCGTGCTCCTCGTCGACCACGAGTCCCCCATGCGATCGAGGTAATTCCAGGTCAGGACGAAGCCGCTGAGGATGAAGAACAGGTCGACGCCCTGTGCGCCGCAGTCCAGAATCGGCTTCAGTGAGTCATACAGCGGTGGCGAAGCCATCTCGAGCAGGGGCCGGAAGTGGAACAGGACGACCCACAGCGCGGCCACGATGCGCAGGCCGGACAGGGCCCTGATCTCTCCGCTGCGCACAACACTCTTTTCGTGACTCTGCTGTTCTCTTCGCGTGTGATCCGCGCCGTTGCGTCCGCCAGCCGTGCGGGTCGGTGACCCGCCACCGGCTCATGGCAGGGTAACAGCGTTGCTTCGGCCCGGGCACGTCCGCAACGCCGTGTGGTTCCCGAACGGGCCGAATTGACCACTGTACGAGCCGGTCTCGCGATTCAGGTCCGAAGCCGGCGGTTCGAGCTAGGCTTCTGGGCAGTGACCTGCGCCCCTACCGACACGAGGATCCCACCAATGCTCGAAGAAGTTCGTCCGCCGCGCCGAGCGGTCGTCGTCGGAGCTGGGCTCGGTGTGATCGCCACCGCCGTAGCCGCGTGCGGGTCGTCCACGACCACCCCGCAGGCCAGTTCCGAGACGTCGAGCCAGCCACCCGCACCCACCGGCTCGGCGAGTCCATCGGTCTCGGGCGCGCTGGCCGCGGTCGCCGACGTCCCCGTCGGGTCGGGAGTCATCGTCGGCGACGTCGTCATCACCCAGGCGACGGCAGGTGACTTCAAGGGCTTCTCGTCGGTGTGCACGCACGCCGGTTGCAACGTCTCCAAGATCACCGACGGGAAGATCGTCTGCCCCTGCCACAACAGCGAGTTCAATCTCGACGGGACCGTGGCTCAGGGGCCTGCGAAGAAGCCGCTGGAGGCCAAGGCCGTTTCCGTACAGGGAAATTCGATCGTCACAGGCTGATCGGGCCTACCCGGCGGCGTTGGGTCTCAGCGGCGGGCAGTTGCCCTGGTCGTCGACGGCGAGCTCGAAGTGCCAGATCTCGTTGGCGTAGATCTGGCACAACCCGAACTTCGGGCCGTTGCGGATCATCCACTCGTCCGCGGCGACGGGTCCGACGTCCACCGCCCTGCCGAACACGTGCATCGACGCATCCGGTGACGCCACGAACTGACTCGCGACGTCGACGCTGCCGTAGGTCACGACGGCTTCGTCGAAGAGTCGTCGCTGAAAACCCTTCGACCGCCAGCCCGACGTCAGCCTCACGTCAACCCCTTCGGTGGCGGCGGCGCGGGCGGCATCCTGAATGGCATTGCGCAGCAAGGGGTCCAACAGGCCGACCACGGGGTTCGCGTCGTCGAACGGGGATGCCGTCTGACCGTCGGGAATCGACCCGCCGGTCGTGTCCACGGCGGCCTGGCCGATCGAGAGTGCCGCGGCGTCGGCCGGTCCCGCGGTGGCCACGGGCGGCGTCGCGGCCGACCCGATCGCCAGCGGCGCGATGGCGATGGTCGGGCTACGCGTCGGCGTCGGCGCTGGGGTCGGTGTGGTGGGCGCGCATCCGGTCAGGATGGCGGTGAGCCCGACGGTCGCCGCGACCATCCCGTTCACCCCCTGACGCATGTGGTGAGCGTATTCGCCATCGGTGATGGCACGGGCCCCGGAGCCTGTGGCAGGCTCTGGAGGCCGTGGAACTTCCGCGCCCCGATCCGGACCTCCCGCACCTCGCCGATGTGGTGCCGTCGGTGTTGGCGGCGCTCGGCGCACCCCACTTCGAGCGCCGAATCCCCCTGCGCGACGACGTGTGCGGCGCAAGCGTGCTGCTCATCGACGGGCTCGGCGCAGAACTGCTCGACACCTACGCCGACGACGCTCCGCTGCTGGCCGAACTCCGCGGGCAGTCGCTCAGCGTCGGCTTTCCCTCGACGACGGCGGCCGGGCTGGCCGCGGTGGGCACCGGATACCGCAGCGGGGAACACGGCATGGTCGGCTACAGCTTCCTGGTGCCCGGTGCCGGCGTGATCAACGCCCTACAGTGGCGGCCGCATCCGTGGGGTGAGGATCTGCGCGACTCCCTTCCGCCTGAACGGGTGCAACCGCTGCCGACGACCTTCGAGCGGGCGGCCTCGGCGGGCTTCGCGGTGAGCGTCGTGTCGAACGCGCAGTTCGCCGGCTCCGGATTGACCCGCGCCGTGCTCCGCGGCGGCCGCTACGTCGGCGTGCACGGTCTCGGGGATCTCGCCGCCGGCGTGCGTGAGGCGATGGCGGGACGCGGTTTCTGCTATGGCTACCACGGCGACCTCGACCTCATCGGGCACCTGCACGGCCCGGGCTCGACGGCGTGGCGCCTGCAGCTGCGGCAGGTCGACCAATTGGTGCAATCCGTGGTGGAAGCCCTGCCGCCCGGTGCGTTGCTCGCGGTCGTGGCGGATCACGGCATGGTTGGCGTCGACGACTCCGATCGCGTCGACGTCGAGGCGAACAGCGCGCTGCTCGACGGGGTGAC contains:
- a CDS encoding Rieske (2Fe-2S) protein, with product MLEEVRPPRRAVVVGAGLGVIATAVAACGSSTTTPQASSETSSQPPAPTGSASPSVSGALAAVADVPVGSGVIVGDVVITQATAGDFKGFSSVCTHAGCNVSKITDGKIVCPCHNSEFNLDGTVAQGPAKKPLEAKAVSVQGNSIVTG
- a CDS encoding M15 family metallopeptidase yields the protein MRQGVNGMVAATVGLTAILTGCAPTTPTPAPTPTRSPTIAIAPLAIGSAATPPVATAGPADAAALSIGQAAVDTTGGSIPDGQTASPFDDANPVVGLLDPLLRNAIQDAARAAATEGVDVRLTSGWRSKGFQRRLFDEAVVTYGSVDVASQFVASPDASMHVFGRAVDVGPVAADEWMIRNGPKFGLCQIYANEIWHFELAVDDQGNCPPLRPNAAG
- a CDS encoding alkaline phosphatase family protein, which gives rise to MELPRPDPDLPHLADVVPSVLAALGAPHFERRIPLRDDVCGASVLLIDGLGAELLDTYADDAPLLAELRGQSLSVGFPSTTAAGLAAVGTGYRSGEHGMVGYSFLVPGAGVINALQWRPHPWGEDLRDSLPPERVQPLPTTFERAASAGFAVSVVSNAQFAGSGLTRAVLRGGRYVGVHGLGDLAAGVREAMAGRGFCYGYHGDLDLIGHLHGPGSTAWRLQLRQVDQLVQSVVEALPPGALLAVVADHGMVGVDDSDRVDVEANSALLDGVTAIGGEARARHLYTADGAADGVLAAWREALGDRAWVVSREEAIAAGWFGERIADGVRPRIGDVVAAGRDSTVLVRPTVEPVESRLVGHHGSLTSAEQRVPLLLAYG